From one Populus alba chromosome 17, ASM523922v2, whole genome shotgun sequence genomic stretch:
- the LOC118042745 gene encoding phloretin 4'-O-glucosyltransferase, whose amino-acid sequence MENKHFLLISLPGQGHINPMFQLGKCLIHAGAGRVTFATTEHGLTQVKAFPSLENLHYASFSDGFDDGIKPTNDPHRIMAELKRVGSQTLTELLLSLSKEGNPASYLIYTLLLPWAADVARDMSIPSVFLCILSTTAFALCYCFFEERDGVYDSNDNRPPSSIEMPGLPLFTSKDMPSFLLPNDPHASTLIPLFQHHIQALEKDSKPCVLLNTSDCLEEEAIRLISNLNPIPIGPLVSYAFLHENNSTDSSCGIDLFEKSSEYSQWLNSKPKGSVVYVSFGSLAVLQKNQMEKILLGLTGTCRPFLWVIRPSAGSNDREFEEKIRDKVNEEVGLIVPWCSQMEVLTHESIGCFMMHCGWNSTLESLATGVPVLGFPQFSDQTTNAKMVEEVWRTGVRARVNEDGTLEAEEIERCLEMVMGGGQRGEEIRRNAKKWKGLTLEAVMEGGSSYNNLKAFLEKIE is encoded by the coding sequence ATGGAGAACAAGCACTTTCTCCTAATCTCCTTGCCTGGCCAAGGCCACATAAATCCTATGTTCCAACTTGGCAAGTGCCTGATACATGCCGGTGCCGGGAGAGTCACTTTTGCCACTACAGAACATGGTCTCACCCAGGTCAAAGCCTTCCCTTCACTTGAAAATTTACATTATGCCTCTTTCTCTGATGGTTTTGATGATGGGATCAAACCCACCAACGATCCACACCGCATCATGGCTGAACTCAAACGTGTTGGCTCCCAAACCTTAACTGAGCTCCTCCTGTCTCTCTCCAAGGAGGGTAATCCGGCGAGCTACCTAATCTACACCCTTCTCCTCCCTTGGGCTGCTGATGTTGCACGTGACATGTCCATCCCATCTGTTTTTCTCTGTATTCTGTCTACTACTGCCTTTGCTCTATGTTACTGTTTCTTTGAAGAACGTGATGGTGTATATGATAGTAATGACAATAGGCCTCCAAGCTCAATTGAAATGCCTGGATTGCCACTGTTCACTAGTAAAGATATGCCTTCCTTCCTTTTGCCCAATGATCCACACGCATCAACACTCATCCCTCTCTTTCAACACCATATCCAAGCACTAGAAAAAGACTCAAAGCCATGTGTGCTACTCAACACCTCTGATTGCCTAGAAGAAGAAGCAATCAGACTCATCAGTAATCTTAACCCAATCCCAATCGGACCATTAGTTTCATATGcatttttacatgaaaacaaCTCAACAGACTCGTCTTGTGGAATTGACTTGTTTGAAAAATCTTCAGAATACAGTCAGTGGTtgaattcaaaaccaaaagggTCGGTAGTTTATGTTTCCTTTGGAAGTCTAGCTGTgttgcaaaaaaatcaaatggaaaaGATATTGCTCGGTCTAACTGGTACCTGCAGGCCATTCTTATGGGTAATCCGACCTTCAGCTGGCAGTAATGATAGAGAGTTCGAGGAGAAGATAAGGGACAAAGTGAATGAAGAAGTAGGGTTGATAGTGCCATGGTGTTCACAAATGGAGGTGCTCACTCACGAATCGATAGGGTGTTTTATGATGCATTGTGGATGGAACTCAACACTGGAGAGCCTAGCAACGGGTGTTCCTGTTCTGGGGTTCCCACAATTCTCTGACCAGACAACAAATGCAAAGATGGTGGAAGAGGTGTGGAGGACCGGAGTTAGAGCAAGAGTGAATGAAGATGGTACTTTAGAAGCAGAAGAGATTGAGAGGTGTTTGGAGATGGTGATGGGAGGTGGTCAGAGAGGAGAGGAAATAAGAAGGAATGCTAAAAAGTGGAAAGGATTGACTTTGGAGGCTGTGATGGAGGGAGGTTCTTCATATAACAATCTCAAAGCCTTTTTAGAAAAGATCGAATGA
- the LOC118042731 gene encoding malate dehydrogenase, chloroplastic yields MAATSAATFSIGSTISLGTKASQLPQSKPLSVRFNSQNTLATFSGLKAATFVKCESESSFLGKESSAALRGAAAPKAQKSSQRSQYHLNPQASYKVAILGAAGGIGQPLALLVKMSPLISALHIYDIANVKGVAVDLSHCNTPSQVLGFTGSSELPNSLKGVDVVVIPAGVPRKPGMTRDDLFSINASIVKTLVEAVADNCPDAFIHIISNPVNSTLPIAAEVLKQKGVYDPKKLFGVTTLDVVRANTFVAQKKNLKLIDVDVPVVGGHAGITILPLLSKTRPPVSFTDEEVQELTVRIQNAGTEVVEAKEGAGSATLSMAYAAARFVESSLRALDGDADVYECSFVQSDLTELPFFASRVKLGRKGVEAFISSDLQGLTEYEQKALEALKPELKASIEKGIAFAQK; encoded by the coding sequence ATGGCAGCAACATCTGCTGCTACCTTTTCAATTGGATCAACCATCTCCCTTGGCACCAAAGCGAGCCAACTCCCGCAATCGAAGCCCTTGTCTGTGAGATTTAACTCCCAGAACACTCTTGCTACCTTCAGTGGACTCAAGGCAGCAACCTTCGTGAAGTGTGAGTCGGAGTCATCTTTCTTAGGCAAGGAAAGCAGTGCAGCGCTTCGAGGAGCTGCTGCTCCAAAAGCTCAAAAATCAAGCCAAAGGTCACAGTATCACCTAAACCCACAGGCATCTTACAAGGTGGCCATTCTTGGAGCTGCTGGAGGGATAGGTCAGCCTTTAGCACTTCTAGTTAAGATGTCCCCATTGATTTCAGCCCTGCACATCTATGATATAGCAAATGTCAAGGGAGTTGCTGTTGATCTCAGTCACTGTAACACCCCTTCACAAGTCTTGGGTTTCACAGGATCTTCTGAATTACCTAATTCTTTGAAGGGTGTAGATGTTGTTGTCATACCAGCTGGGGTTCCAAGGAAGCCTGGTATGACCCGCGATGACCTCTTCAGCATCAATGCCAGCATTGTAAAGACCTTGGTTGAGGCTGTTGCCGATAACTGCCCTGATGCTTTCATACACATTATCAGCAATCCAGTCAACTCTACATTGCCAATTGCAGCTGAAGTTTTGAAGCAGAAAGGTGTGTATGATCCAAAGAAGCTCTTTGGTGTTACGACACTTGATGTTGTTAGGGCAAACACATTTGTTGCTCAGAAGAAGAATCTCAAGCTTATCGATGTGGATGTACCAGTAGTAGGGGGGCACGCTGGGATAACCATTCTTCCCCTCCTATCAAAGACGAGACCCCCAGTTAGTTTCACTGATGAGGAAGTGCAGGAGCTAACTGTGAGGATCCAGAATGCTGGGACAGAAGTTGTGGAGGCGAAGGAAGGGGCAGGGTCTGCTACCCTGTCAATGGCATATGCTGCAGCCAGATTTGTCGAATCTTCTCTTCGTGCGTTGGACGGTGATGCTGATGTCTATGAGTGCTCGTTTGTGCAATCAGATCTTACTGAGCTTCCATTCTTCGCGTCAAGGGTAAAACTTGGAAGGAAGGGGGTCGAAGCTTTCATTTCATCTGACCTCCAAGGGCTGACTGAGTATGAACAGAAGGCACTGGAAGCTCTAAAGCCTGAACTGAAGGCCAGCATTGAGAAAGGTATCGCATTTGCTCAGAAGTAA